The Ananas comosus cultivar F153 linkage group 6, ASM154086v1, whole genome shotgun sequence genome segment TTGgtgtttttattcttttcatcTTATGATTCACACTGCAGCAGAAACAGAAGCTTCGCTGTAGCTACTACCCTCTATTGCAAAAGCTCCGAACAGTTTGTTAGCCAAAAAACCGGTTTTGGGAAGTATATAATCTATTCCACAAGCTGGACCAAACAAGCATCaatgtaagaaaagaaaagaaagaaaaggggtaCTTTGCTAAAGGACCTTAAGATCATCGTAGCGCCCTGAAGTAGGATTAGCAGCTGCAAGGACAGAAGTTCTTGAGTTGAGCACTGTAGTAATCCCTGCCTTCGCAATAGAAATAGTCTGTTGCTCCATGGCTTCATGAATAGCAACTCTATGAAAggccaaaatgacaaaataagGCACTAGTGAAAGggaattcaaaaaagaaaagaaaagataggtACTCATGACAGTAGGAATTAGTAAGTTCAGGAGTTTTCAAACTAGTTAATACTTTACCTATCTTCAGGCCTCATTTTGTCAAATTCATCAATACAAACCACTCCTCCATCTGCCAAAACCATAGCGCCTCCTTCCAAATAAAATTCACGCTGAAAATAATTGCACATTTTCAACTTTAATTTACTGAAGAGCTCAAAAACAAAATCTAAGCTACCAGCAAACACACATAAGCCACAGATTCAACAATAAGAGACGAAATATTATCAATTAAGACTATAAACTTACTGAACTACTGTCACGAATTACAGATGCTGTGAGACCAGCAGCAGATGAACCTTTTCCTGATGTATAGACTGCCACTGGTGCTGTTTTCTCCACAAACTTCAGGAACTTCAGATATAAAACTAGATTTGATCAGACCAACAGCACGAAAGGCAGCAACAAATTAAGCAAAAGCCAAAATAGCGAAACAACAGAGGAAAATGAAGAATGAATTAAGTACAATCAGAAAAAGAATGTAGTATACAAACaattcaaaaacttaatttgtTAACTTAGTGGACAATTAAGCTAAAAACATAATTGACGATCTTAAATTTGGTGTGCTTATCACTACCCCTTGTTTGTTAAATAAACTTGGAGTAGTAGAAACAAAGCAGTCCACAATACTTAGATCCAGGTCATATCCCTCCCACCTAAGTTAAATAAGACTGTGACTATGTAGCAGCTAAATGCTTACCTACAAATGATTGTTGCGGGATGTATAGTCAACTATTaaccaagaatttaagtgccatgGCACGGGATCGTACCGTAAACTtgtcggcacggtacggcacggtgtgtGCCGGATGGTACCAATGCATGCCGGTCACAAAACACGTGTGCCGAcatataatggcatgaaatatttattttctttaacaacaacATATtgtaattgcttattatgtatatttattaaatcttttgaattttattgagaaaactactgactaatttaaagaatatagaGTTTTTAAGTTATGCTATCGGCACGGGGACTATATCGCGCCGATATCTTGTTAGCATGATACGGCACGACGGATACAGCCCGTGCTAACGAGCATTTAAATCCTTGCTATTAACTGCAGAGATATGAAACAGAACTTCAGGACATTACAAACTATCCTAATACCGTTAAGAGATCCTCCTCGATTCAAAAGACCAACCTGGTTATACtttaatatattaatgaatTTACATAGGACTGCCCTAGATAAAACATTCGATGAAATAAAAGACCAACCTGGGATTTTGCAGTTGATGGATCACCCAAAAGTAAGACATGAATATCCCCTCTCAACCTCACACCATCTGGCAATTTCTGTAGTATTAAAGCAAAGCAGTTAGTAAAGTATTGATTTCATAATTAGCATTTAGATCCGAAGCTATACCTTCTTCGAGCCCCCAAATAACAAACAAGCCATAGCCTTCTTGACGTCAGCATGGCCGTAAATTGAAGGAGCAATCATAGAGCATATCTTAGCATATGCATCCGGCCTTTGAGCAAACTCTTTAAATTCCAACTCCTAGATTGAAAGAAACGATTGTTATCGAATACGTACTATGACTCAAAGCACCTTCCCAGCAAAGGGAGCTAACCTCATCTAGAGTGAACGTCGAAGGACCGGAAGAGTTAGTTTCCCGAGTTTGCTCCAACCCTACAACTCTAATATAAGGTTGCTTAACACCAACCGCACCTTTCTGACtacaaaattaaagaaagaaattaagcaATAATCCCGGCAGAATTAGAACTATGAACCATTAAAAACTGCTTATAATTGCTCGTACGCTGCAGATGCTTGGTAAACACTGTAGATTCCCATTACAGTTAACCTCGTGCCCGGCACGATGGTTTGAACAAGGTGCCTATCCACAGAAAGAAGCATGTTCCTTGGGAGCTCTCCAGTCGGCACATCCTTAAAACGAACAAGAGAATTAgggattggaaaaaaaaaaaaaaacacagattAGAAAGTGAAGAATATATTCGGATCGAATAAAGTTAGAATTTTTCTCGCATACCTCAGGATTTTCTTGCAGTTTGAGGGTTTGCAGATCCACATACTTGCTCTTATCCGGAATCGCAATCCAGGGGTCCAACGGGCATTCATCTTCTCCGGGCTTAAGAAAAGAAGTCGATCACACAAATTTGACTCAAATTCTgggaaatgaaagaaaagattTTGAACAGTGTAGTACCTGAGCAACATGATCACAAGATCGGGGAACAATGGCGCCGCCAAGCCCCGGTCGGCAAGGAACCGTCCTAATATTTTTGCAATTCTTGCACATTAGTGTTacataagttgctttcgccTTCACTCGCGATGCGGCAATCGCTATCCCGGCAATCTTAACCAGCTTCGACATGTACTCAGCCTAAAAACCAAATGCACATAACAAACAACTAGGGTTGAAAATTCATGGGGGGgaacacattaaaaaaaaggaatttgaGATAAAAGATCATAGAATCCACCCCAATAGATCGCATCGAGACGCAATTCTCCTTGGAGGAAAGAAAGATCTGCACATCTCCCGTCACGGGCTCTTCCATCTCCCCGGTCTCGCCCGCGACCTTCGATCGGAGGCTCACGAGCACCTCGGCAGCCGCCGTTTCAAACTGGATAGGAAAAAGGCGACACCTTTTCACACCAAAATCACCAGAAAACGCAAATCCTGATAAAAAATGGTCATTTTTATATACCAGGGGCAAGTAATCTGCGGGGGACTTGCGGATCTTGTCGGAGAGCAGGGCGTCGAAGGCGTCGAGGTCCTCCATGGCGACGGTGAGGCGGTCGGGGCTGTGGACGAGGCTCTCGCTGCGGCGGGGAACGATTAGGGTTAGGAGATTGCTtacgagggagaggaggagggggaggaggggggtggttagggttagggttaaacCGATAGGGGAAATCGCCCTTGTGGCCGGTGAAGCCGCGGATGAACTCCTTGAACTTGCGGAGGGCGGAGTGGCGCGtgtcggaggcggcggcggcgtcgccaCCCCGCGGGAACTGCGCCTGGTCGCTGTAGAACACCGCCCCCTCGTCCCACCCCGACATTGCTCTcccccttctccctctctctctctctctctctctctctctctctctctctctctctctctctctctctctctctctctctctctctctctctctctctctctctctctctctctctctctctctctctctctctctctctctctctctctctctctctctctctctctctctctctctctctctctctctctctctctctctctctctctctctctctctctctctctctctctctctctctctctctctctctctctctctctctctctctctctctctctctctctctctctctctctctctctctctctctctctctctctctaaatctctctttctctctctagatctctcttttccccctcctctctctctctctctccctcccaattcctctccctccctctctctctccccccacttcctctttctctctctctctctctctctctctctttctaaagctctaaatttctctctctctctctctttctaaagctctaaatttctctctctctctctgagccTGAGGCGAAGAGGGGAGAAGAAGGGGGTGGATTTTGGCGGGAGATGAGATGGGATTTTGGCGGGAAAGGAGGGATGCAATGGGCAGGTAACGGGCCGAAGTCGGCCCAGATATATTATTCCCAGGTTTGGGGGCCCATTTATCTATCCATGGGTGTAGAGTGCAGACTGGTCGCTGGCGCTTTAAATTTTGATGCCTGTAAACATTTTTAGCCCGTgggaaaataattaaattattcttatttattttgtaaaaaaaaataataatataataatttatttttatttttattatttttaaaatatttttagtataaattatttaaaaaaagacaaaataatgATGGAACTCTAACAGATGGGAgtatttaaaaaagtaaaaatatagatttttaaaaataagaaggaaaaatttaaaagttaatatatttataaaaaaaaagtttatattttaattataaaaaattacatagcataaaaagtaaaaaaaattgtaaagcaGTGTATAGCTCAGATACTGTATATTTGCATCCAAAATTACTAACCTTTCGAGCGCGAAaatttctattatatattagtCACATCGTATTATTTATTAACAGTCAAttatatctctttttttttaaataaaatattttttttaattaatcatgATGAAACAGatgaatttcaaaaaattaatttgattagttgATGACACCACAAAAGCAACTGTTGCATTCAAGATTTCTCTTTCTCAAATGCATCACTAGAGAAGGAGAAAGCTTTTTATATCATACTTACATAcagtatattattaataatcagtcaatcatatttatttttttaaaaatatataataaaatatttatattcttttattaatcACGATAAGATGAATGAATTCAAAAGAATAATCTGATTTACAGGAGACACCAAATCAGTAATATAACtggtacattttttttttttttccgacggAGAGACCGAGGCGTACGGTGAGCCCGGCGTTTGGAATCACCCACCACAACAATTCTCTCCTTTTCACTGCCACCGTTTTCAATTGCTCACGCACGCACACCCCCGTTCCTCTACAGCGATCGTCTCTtatctcctcctctccctcccaatctctctctctctctctctacgaggTCTCGATCTCGATCCCGATACAATGGCCTCCACCGTTCTCTCCGCGCCCTTCCCCTCCGCGGTGGATCTCCGCGGACGATCTCCGGTGcctttttcttcaaattttcgATTCTCGATTTGTTTCCGCAGTGTTTGGTGTGCTGGTTCGTTTTATCTCGTTGTTCTGAATCGGGACCGAAATCGTGTGATTTTGTAGATGATCGGAGTCCCAAAGAATGGAGGAGACCATCTTTTGCTCAAGGGAAAGGTagccttttctcttttttttctttttcatttgatTCGTTTCTTGGCGATTGGCATGGCGTTTTctttttctagggtttcatttcgATGCTGTTTCGTTTGCGTTTATATGGATTTTTTGATTAATTGTTTTTAGGTGTCTTTCTATCTCATCATCTGctgaaaagttttaattttgggTTATTTTCGCTTTAATTTGTAATTGATAGCTGGTAACAACTCATAATGCTTTGCAGATATCACGAGCCTTTTTACGTTTTGTACTTAAAGAGTAGTAAACTCTACATCTTTATCATATGATGTATAATTTTTGAGATCGTCGGGCATTTACTTTGTACTTGTGGCCCTCAGGGTCACGAGAAATAAGGGAACaaggtttcctttttttttggcaagtAGCATGAGATTGTTGAAAACAGGTCAAAACATAGAAATTATAGTTAAAATTACTTGTAAATATTAGTATCTAGTAACCTTATCATGTTGCTCGATAATATTTGATGTTAGATTTGGTGCCCATGGACTAAATCATCAGAGAACGAGGTCAGCTCTGAAAACATATTAAAGTGTTCTCAAAATTCTACTGCCTTGATGTTAGATTTAGTGTCCGTGGACTAAAATCATCTGAAAACGAGGTGAGTTCTGAAAACATATTAAAGTGTTCTCAAAGTTCTGCTGCCTTGCTAGAGAACATTTGATGTTAGATTTAGTGTCCATGGACTAAAATCATCTGAAAAGGAGGTTAGTTCTGAAAGCATACTACAGTGTACTCAAAATACTGCTGCCTTGCTAGAGAACTTTTGATGTTAGGTTTAGTGTCCATGGCCTAAAATCATCAGAAAATGAGGTTTGTTCTgaaaacatataaaagttatcctgtcaatttttaaaattgtccTGGGAATTTTTTACTTTGTCGTGTGTATGCCTTGTCGCCTTTTAGAGGTTCTCTCAGGTAATTTTCTTGCTAATTATGCTTGTTGTGCGCTGATATATACTCTACTGCTGTAATGTCTGATCATTTATTAATTATGATCTTTGGGATACAGGGCTTTGGTCGTGTTAGAATGTCTGTTGCTGTAAATTTATCTCGTTTCGAGGGCGTGACAATGGCCCCTCCAGATCCGATTCTTGGTGTATCAGAAGCATTCAAAGCAGACACAAACGAGTTGAAACTCAACCTTGGTGTTGGAGCCTACAGGACTGAGGAATTACAACCTTATGTGCTAAATGTAGTTAAGAAGGTTTAACTTTTTGACCCCTTCACTGAATCTTGAAGTTAATCTAGTTCATGCAGGAAGAATGCACAAGttaacttttcttcttttgttttttttaatatcccAAATTCCTTTTCTCATTGTCAAGTTTCAGCTAAACTCATTATTGGtatctctttcctttcttcacTATGTAGGCAGAAAAACTTAtgctagagagaggagagaacaAGGAGGTACTTGAAAACATTAAAGTGGAAAGATCATATGAACTCATACAAATTCTCTTGTTTCCCATCTTAAACTGTGGTTCATGTTGCAGTATCTTCCAATTGAAGGTCTTGCTGCATTTAACAAGGTGACTGCGGAGCTATTACTTGGAGCAGATAATCCTGTCATCAAGCAAGGAAAAGTATGCAGTACCTACTTTTGCTTTCAATCTGCTTGACATTTTATAATGTTTCCAAGATAAATTCATATTTAGGGCATTTTTGGCCTTGCTAGAGTTTCTGTAGAAGTGTTTGTTGAGTAAAGCTATCCAAAAACTGCTAATAACTTTCTGATTGATATCCTTACTATCAGCTTTCTTCTATGGTAGAACCAAAAGCTTCAAATTTGGAGCTTCTAGTTTTGGGTCCAAAATCTTATTTTAGCTTCCAACAATAGCTTAAGGTTGAGTTGTTGTTTGCCAATCGCTGTACTGCCGCTTTTCAAGGTAGAGAAGCTGCTCCAAAAGTAATGCCAAGCAAGCATgtagtatttttgtttttgaccTGCTAGTTAGTGAGAAACTAATAGCTTCCTTGTCCAGGTTGCTACCGTTCAAGGTCTTTCAGGAACTGGATCTCTACGCCTTGCTGCGGCATTCATACAAAGATACTTCCCTGAAGCAAAAGCTTTAATATCGTCACCAACTTGGGGTATGCAATTTTTGTGAATGGGTTTCCCCCCTCCTCTATTGCCAGTTGGAATTTTTCCTTCTTGTACTAACTTTCTGCAACCAATTTTAATATGTTAACAGGTAATCACAAGAACATCTTCAATGATGCCAGGGTCCCTTGGTCTGAGTATCGCTATTACGATCCAAGAACTGTCGGACTGGATTTTGAAGGAATGATTGCAGACATAAAGGTAACTCAGTTTATAGTAACGACGTAGTCACTGGTTGCCTTTTAATGATTGGAGAATAATGAAATTGTTGAAATAGTTAAATTAGCTTGCATTTGCAAAATGATACATTGACATCTTCATATCTGGACAAGTGCAGCATCTCTTGCTCTTAACTAGTTGTCAATTAAATGTGTTCATCCATTTACCTACTTGTGCACAAATAGGCTGCACCGGATGGTTCTTTTGTTGTGCTACATGGTTGCGCTCACAACCCAACAGGTATAGATCCAACTCCTGAACAGTGGGAAAAAATAGCGGATGTCGTTCAAGAGAAGAACCACATCCCTTTCTTTGATGTTGCCTACCAGGTAAAGCATATTTGTTCGTTTGAgtcctctcttttccttttttcattttttattctattaaacTTGAGATGTTAACAGGGATTTGCCAGCGGAAGCCTTGATACAGATGCTTTCTCTGTTAGGCTGTTTGTTGAGCGTGGTTTGGAACTTCTCGTTGCTCAATCCTACAGTAAAAACTTAGGATTATATGCTGAAAGGATTGGAGCAGTAAACTTCGTTTGCTCAGCTTCGGATGTTACTGATAGGTATTGTATAAAATTGTGTGTAAATTGCAAGAGAAGTCCTCAAATGTTTAGAAAAGTGTTAGCTTCGTCTCCAACCTTCCAGTTTTACATTTAGGTCCGGAATCTTTTATTCCAATAGAACATGAACTTTTCTGTTCTAATGGATAGAGATTTCCATCTTCTTGCTGTGTGCCCACCATTTAAATGATTGTTTGGCTCTCCTCTCATTGCAGTTAATACTACTTAAATGGCTGATTCATGAAcattttcatatatttaatGAAAGAAGGGCCAAGTTTCTTGCTAATATAAGTTGGAGGACTGAACCAGGCTGTAACATATAGGGCTTGAATATGCTGGCCTTGCTGTGAATTCTCCAAGCTATAGTAGTGGAGAAAAACTAAACTATTTAAAGAAGACCTCCCATGTCAAGGAGATACTTGAGATGGGAAGTTTAAAATCTTGTGGATTCCTCATGCAATTTGTTCTAATGTTGATGCCTACTGTTCATTTATAAGAATGTTAATtcagttgatttatttatttatcattaaTTTGTGATTTCCATAATCAGGGTAAAGAGTCAGCTGAAACGACTGGCACGGCCAATGTACTCGAACCCTCCTGTTCACGGCGCCAGAATAGTTGCTAATGTTGTCGGAGATCCAACTCTTTTCGATGAATGgaagcaagagatggaacaaatgGCGGGTCGAATCAAGCATGTTAGGCAGAGGCTCTATGATAGCCTCTCCCAGAAGGACAAGAGTGGGAAGGACTGGTCCTTCATTCTGAAGCAGATCGGCATGTTCTCATTCACCGGCCTAAACAAAGCACAGGTACTGTAAAGCCTGCCTAACCCATTCGCATTAGCTACTTGAATAAATTGGTTTTTCACCACCTGACCAAAATGCTTATGTCCAACTTTTAACCAATGTCTTAAAAGCTGGATTGAGCCGGGCTGTTGAACCAGCCTGGGTGGAACGGGCGTTATGAGTGGTCTGGTTGCATCATAAAACTGCAGACCACATGAACCAGCAGGTTTATCTTGTAAACTGACGAGAGCGGAGCCTTCTCTCCACTTATAAGTTTTAACACTAATATGATAGTTTTGGGTGCAAAAATTTAATCCCCTCCCATTACCAATGTGGGACTACTGAGATGCAAATCTCTCTTGCTCAAAGTG includes the following:
- the LOC109712206 gene encoding DNA replication licensing factor MCM5 isoform X1, with the protein product MSGWDEGAVFYSDQAQFPRGGDAAAASDTRHSALRKFKEFIRGFTGHKGDFPYRESLVHSPDRLTVAMEDLDAFDALLSDKIRKSPADYLPLFETAAAEVLVSLRSKVAGETGEMEEPVTGDVQIFLSSKENCVSMRSIGAEYMSKLVKIAGIAIAASRVKAKATYVTLMCKNCKNIRTVPCRPGLGGAIVPRSCDHVAQPGEDECPLDPWIAIPDKSKYVDLQTLKLQENPEDVPTGELPRNMLLSVDRHLVQTIVPGTRLTVMGIYSVYQASAAQKGAVGVKQPYIRVVGLEQTRETNSSGPSTFTLDEELEFKEFAQRPDAYAKICSMIAPSIYGHADVKKAMACLLFGGSKKKLPDGVRLRGDIHVLLLGDPSTAKSQFLKFVEKTAPVAVYTSGKGSSAAGLTASVIRDSSSREFYLEGGAMVLADGGVVCIDEFDKMRPEDRVAIHEAMEQQTISIAKAGITTVLNSRTSVLAAANPTSGRYDDLKTAQDNIDLQTTILSRFDLIFIVKDIRMYDQDKRIASHIIKVHASGATASKSADAAEGENWLKRYIEYCRVSCQPRLSEKAAEMLQNKYVEIRQKMRQQAYENTKTSAIPITVRQLEAIIRLSESLAKMRLTSVATQEHVEEAFRLFNVSTMDAARSGINEHLNLTPEIANEIKKAETQIKRRMGIGSHMSERRLIDELSRMGMNDSIVRRALLIMHQRDEIEYKRERHVIVRKA
- the LOC109712206 gene encoding DNA replication licensing factor MCM5 isoform X2: MSGWDEGAVFYSDQAQFPRGGDAAAASDTRHSALRKFKEFIRGFTGHKGDFPYRESLVHSPDRLTVAMEDLDAFDALLSDKIRKSPADYLPLFETAAAEVLVSLRSKVAGETGEMEEPVTGDVQIFLSSKENCVSMRSIGAEYMSKLVKIAGIAIAASRVKAKATYVTLMCKNCKNIRTVPCRPGLGGAIVPRSCDHVAQPGEDECPLDPWIAIPDKSKYVDLQTLKLQENPEDVPTGELPRNMLLSVDRHLVQTIVPGTRLTVMGIYSVYQASAAQKGAVGVKQPYIRVVGLEQTRETNSSGPSTFTLDEELEFKEFAQRPDAYAKICSMIAPSIYGHADVKKAMACLLFGGSKKKLPDGVRLRGDIHVLLLGDPSTAKSQFLKFVEKTAPVAVYTSGKGSSAAGLTASVIRDSSSREFYLEGGAMVLADGGVVCIDEFDKMRPEDRVAIHEAMEQQTISIAKAGITTVLNSRTSVLAAANPTSGRYDDLKTAQDNIDLQTTILSRFDLIFIVKDIRMYDQDKRIASHIIKVHASGATASKSADAAEGENWLKRYIEYCRVSCQPRLSEKAAEMLQNKYVEIRQDLRCYTRACGRGI
- the LOC109711219 gene encoding aspartate aminotransferase, chloroplastic, with protein sequence MASTVLSAPFPSAVDLRGRSPMIGVPKNGGDHLLLKGKGFGRVRMSVAVNLSRFEGVTMAPPDPILGVSEAFKADTNELKLNLGVGAYRTEELQPYVLNVVKKAEKLMLERGENKEYLPIEGLAAFNKVTAELLLGADNPVIKQGKVATVQGLSGTGSLRLAAAFIQRYFPEAKALISSPTWGNHKNIFNDARVPWSEYRYYDPRTVGLDFEGMIADIKAAPDGSFVVLHGCAHNPTGIDPTPEQWEKIADVVQEKNHIPFFDVAYQGFASGSLDTDAFSVRLFVERGLELLVAQSYSKNLGLYAERIGAVNFVCSASDVTDRVKSQLKRLARPMYSNPPVHGARIVANVVGDPTLFDEWKQEMEQMAGRIKHVRQRLYDSLSQKDKSGKDWSFILKQIGMFSFTGLNKAQSDNMTNKWHVYMTKDGRISLAGLSLSKCEYLADAIIDSFHNVS